A window of Haloarcula sp. H-GB4 contains these coding sequences:
- a CDS encoding heme-copper oxidase subunit III, translated as MSVSDEHADDGHGEHHLPATEDWPHGFGEASWWPFVTAIGGSGIYVSAALLVLSMGENALVSQTVGAGAMAGSVGLFLVGIYGWLYHAFVSDFWERGTDYHSDKTLKFAMLLFLGSEIATFGAGFVYYFIVRGGEVWTQAAVPEVFGSLVIINTLILVASSVTLHYSHIALRNGNRSRFVKLLGATLLLGIVFIGGQVYEYYEFIVHEGFTVGGGIYGSAFYGLTGLHGLHVTMGAVLLGIVFTRAYYGQYSAERHTSVSTASMYWHFVDIVWIFLVVVLYMGANLV; from the coding sequence ATGAGTGTCTCCGATGAACACGCGGACGACGGGCACGGGGAACACCACCTCCCGGCGACGGAGGACTGGCCCCACGGGTTCGGCGAGGCCAGCTGGTGGCCCTTTGTGACGGCGATCGGTGGTTCGGGCATCTACGTCAGCGCGGCCCTGCTCGTGCTCTCGATGGGCGAGAACGCACTTGTCAGCCAGACTGTCGGGGCGGGAGCAATGGCCGGGAGCGTCGGCCTCTTCCTCGTCGGCATCTACGGCTGGCTGTACCACGCCTTCGTCTCGGACTTCTGGGAGCGCGGGACGGACTACCACTCGGACAAGACGCTGAAGTTCGCGATGCTCCTGTTCCTCGGGAGCGAAATCGCTACCTTCGGCGCTGGCTTCGTCTACTACTTCATCGTGCGTGGCGGCGAGGTCTGGACACAGGCGGCCGTTCCTGAGGTGTTCGGCTCACTCGTAATCATCAACACGCTGATTCTGGTTGCCAGTTCGGTGACGCTGCACTACAGCCACATCGCACTCCGCAACGGGAACCGGAGCCGGTTCGTGAAGCTCCTTGGCGCGACGCTACTGCTGGGAATCGTCTTTATCGGCGGGCAGGTGTACGAGTACTACGAGTTCATCGTCCATGAGGGCTTCACGGTCGGTGGCGGCATCTACGGCTCCGCGTTCTACGGCCTGACGGGGCTTCACGGCCTCCACGTCACGATGGGTGCCGTGCTTCTGGGTATTGTCTTCACCCGCGCGTACTACGGTCAGTACTCGGCTGAACGGCACACCTCCGTCTCGACGGCATCGATGTACTGGCACTTCGTCGACATCGTCTGGATTTTCCTCGTCGTCGTGCTCTACATGGGCGCGAATCTGGTGTAG
- a CDS encoding flagella cluster protein: MDQLDVSGSFDVHEYRHGLKLLKDDRGTMTLSNRKGFACPACGNEFETLFISDKRTNTFGDPGSPFCLVRTDDQLLVLTH; the protein is encoded by the coding sequence ATGGACCAGCTAGACGTCAGCGGGAGCTTCGACGTACACGAGTACCGACACGGGCTCAAGCTGCTGAAAGACGACCGCGGGACGATGACGCTGTCGAACCGGAAGGGGTTCGCCTGTCCGGCCTGTGGCAACGAATTCGAGACGCTCTTTATCAGCGACAAACGGACAAACACCTTTGGAGACCCCGGATCGCCATTCTGTCTGGTTCGGACAGACGACCAACTACTGGTCCTGACACATTGA
- a CDS encoding PGF-CTERM sorting domain-containing protein, whose protein sequence is MHRIVPAIGLAALVVLSGCVTATVDSTVTADGAVSEYDLTLEMSPSVYDGLQNQAQQEGYDSVEGYLLADVNTSRMSNYTYEQELEGENVTLSMTFADWNPGPESDVSVNASEGNVTYEDRTFVTANEDTDVAFGNGVAVEYQVTMPADISSSNADIVQNETAVWEYAADEPVDEPIRATSPAPSSAFGPGMGIPVAVVALLGAALLASRD, encoded by the coding sequence ATGCATCGGATTGTCCCTGCCATCGGTCTTGCTGCTCTGGTTGTTCTCTCCGGCTGTGTGACAGCAACGGTTGACTCAACAGTGACCGCCGACGGCGCTGTTTCGGAGTACGACCTGACCCTTGAAATGTCCCCATCGGTGTACGACGGCCTGCAGAATCAGGCCCAGCAGGAGGGCTATGACTCGGTCGAAGGATATCTCCTGGCTGACGTGAACACCAGTCGAATGTCGAACTACACGTACGAGCAAGAGCTGGAAGGCGAGAACGTTACACTCTCGATGACGTTCGCGGACTGGAACCCCGGCCCAGAAAGCGACGTATCGGTCAACGCGAGCGAGGGCAACGTCACGTACGAAGACCGGACGTTCGTCACTGCGAACGAGGACACTGACGTGGCCTTCGGCAACGGCGTCGCGGTCGAGTACCAGGTGACGATGCCTGCCGATATCTCGTCTTCGAACGCTGATATCGTTCAGAACGAGACCGCCGTCTGGGAGTACGCTGCTGACGAACCGGTCGACGAACCGATCCGCGCGACCAGCCCTGCACCGTCGTCGGCCTTCGGTCCCGGAATGGGGATTCCCGTCGCCGTCGTGGCACTGCTTGGGGCCGCACTGCTGGCCAGTCGGGACTAA
- a CDS encoding NAD(P)-dependent alcohol dehydrogenase, giving the protein MRAARLHEYTHDMSNGLSIDEVDAPQVASGDDVIVEVEGAGWCQTDNHIIEGMWEQYVPQDLPMTLGHENAGTVVETGNDVDIVSEGDQVICHPVQTCGTCRPCRQGETMYCENDAFNGLTTDGGFADQLRTSDRSVIPLPEGVDPADIAPHADAGITAYHAAKKAVDGLNPGDTAVVIGIGGLGHIGLQCLDAMCAADLVAVDIKQSARDLADDLGAHSTIDPESEDVASEVEAISDGVGAAQVLDFVGADETTALAPDICAAGGDHHIIGYGGHIHEPAQALVNGEFAYQGNIVGQYTELQELVALVDRGAVDLHTTQYDLGEVNTVAQMLEDREIDGRAVITP; this is encoded by the coding sequence ATGCGCGCAGCCAGACTCCACGAGTACACGCACGATATGTCGAACGGGCTCTCAATAGACGAGGTAGATGCGCCGCAGGTCGCATCCGGGGACGATGTTATCGTTGAGGTCGAAGGGGCCGGCTGGTGCCAGACTGACAATCATATCATCGAGGGAATGTGGGAACAGTACGTCCCGCAGGACCTCCCGATGACACTGGGCCACGAGAACGCCGGTACAGTTGTTGAGACGGGCAACGATGTCGACATAGTCTCGGAAGGCGACCAGGTCATCTGTCATCCAGTCCAGACCTGTGGCACCTGCCGACCGTGCCGTCAGGGTGAGACGATGTACTGCGAGAACGACGCGTTCAACGGGCTGACAACTGACGGCGGCTTCGCGGACCAGTTACGGACCAGCGACCGGTCGGTCATTCCATTACCCGAGGGCGTCGACCCGGCCGACATCGCGCCACACGCCGACGCCGGCATCACGGCCTACCACGCGGCGAAGAAGGCTGTCGACGGGCTCAACCCGGGCGACACCGCTGTGGTCATCGGCATCGGCGGCCTCGGTCACATCGGCCTCCAGTGTCTCGACGCCATGTGTGCCGCCGACCTCGTCGCCGTCGACATCAAGCAGTCCGCCCGCGACCTCGCCGACGACCTCGGCGCACACTCCACCATTGACCCCGAAAGCGAGGATGTCGCCAGTGAGGTCGAAGCCATCAGCGACGGTGTCGGTGCCGCGCAAGTGCTTGACTTCGTCGGAGCCGACGAAACGACGGCGCTCGCGCCCGACATCTGTGCTGCGGGTGGCGACCACCACATCATCGGCTACGGCGGCCACATCCACGAACCTGCTCAGGCGCTCGTCAACGGTGAATTCGCCTATCAGGGCAACATCGTCGGTCAGTACACTGAACTACAGGAACTGGTCGCGCTCGTCGACCGTGGCGCGGTCGACCTCCACACGACCCAGTACGACCTCGGCGAGGTGAACACCGTCGCACAGATGCTGGAAGACCGGGAGATCGACGGGCGAGCAGTCATCACGCCCTGA
- a CDS encoding universal stress protein — MYTILVPVDADEDRARGQAAFVSELPAAETEIEAVITHALTKEEAEAPEEIRNVERISTVRLVRDYLEDHDVDVQLAEGQQPPADGIIELADEFDADQIVMGSRKRSPTGKAVFGSVSQQVLLEADDPVTVVGSREE; from the coding sequence ATGTACACGATACTTGTCCCCGTCGACGCCGATGAGGACCGCGCCCGCGGCCAGGCCGCTTTCGTCTCGGAGCTACCGGCTGCTGAAACCGAGATCGAGGCTGTGATCACGCACGCATTGACCAAAGAAGAGGCGGAAGCGCCCGAGGAGATACGCAACGTCGAGCGGATCTCGACAGTCAGACTCGTTCGCGACTACCTCGAAGACCACGACGTCGATGTCCAACTAGCCGAGGGGCAGCAGCCGCCAGCGGACGGCATCATCGAGCTGGCCGACGAGTTCGATGCCGACCAGATCGTCATGGGGTCGCGAAAGCGGTCGCCGACCGGCAAGGCCGTGTTCGGGAGCGTGTCCCAGCAGGTCCTGCTTGAGGCGGACGACCCGGTCACCGTCGTCGGGTCCCGAGAGGAGTGA